A stretch of Physeter macrocephalus isolate SW-GA chromosome 1, ASM283717v5, whole genome shotgun sequence DNA encodes these proteins:
- the CSTA gene encoding cystatin-A: protein MISGGLTEAQPATPEIQEMANTIKPQLEEKTNETYEEFEAVEYKTQVVAGMNYYIKIQVGNDHYIHVKVFKSLPQHNTALALTGYQADKSKDDELMGF from the exons ATGATATCTGGAGGCTTAACTGAAGCCCAACCTGCCACTCCAGAAATCCAGGAGATGGCTAACACG ATTAAACCACAGcttgaagaaaaaacaaatgagacttaTGAAGAATTTGAAGCTGTGGAATATAAAACTCAAGTGGTTGCTGGAATGAATTACTACATTAAG atACAAGTAGGTAATGATCATTATATTCACGTAAAAGTATTCAAAagccttcctcaacataatacggCTTTGGCACTTACTGGCTACCAGGCTGACAAAAGCAAGGACGACGAGCTCATGGGCTTCTAG